The DNA sequence GCGCCACATCATGACGAAATCCGGTGAACACAAAGTGGTCGGTCAAACCGCGCCGCTCGATCATCTGGCGAAGCTGCTCACGCATGCCAATATCACTATGCAGCGCTTCGCCGACCATGAGGAACACAACGTCACGGCGAACGCGCCTGATGTGCTCAGCCGCTTCGATTAGTTCAACAACGCCTTTCTCCTTGACCAATCGGCCGACCATGCCGACGACGATGGCTGAGGCCGGAATGCCCCACTCTTGCCTCACAGCCGCGCCAATGGCCGCTGAGTCTGCCGGCGACGTGATGAAGTCAGCCAATCGAATCCCGTTGCCAATAGTCAGACTTCGCGCCGGGTCAATAACGCCATAGCGAATCGCCCGCTGCCGATTCTCTTCCGACTGCGAAAAGAAAAAATCAGTCATCGGCCTACACAACCACTCGATCAGCAGATTCAATGGCTTGATATACCACGGCGCGCCCGCATAGAACGCGAACCCGCGAAATGTGTAAAGAATCAACGGCACACCGGCCAACCACGCTGCCAGCCGACCGACAAATGCCGCCGATAGTGTATGCACATGGACGATCTCATACCGCTCCCGACGCATCAGCCGATACAACGCCAGCACTGTTTTCAAATTGACCAGCGGATGGACTCGATTGATGGCCTCCACCGTGTGAATCTGAAAACCATCCTGCCGGAGCGACTGGACGACCGGCCCAGGCCCACAGGCCGCATCAACTCGATAGCCAGCTTGCTCCAGCGCACGAATTTGTGGAGCCAGCAGCTTTTGCACCGAATGATCAACGGTGCATACAATGAGCACTTTGATCGGCTCGTGGCGTGTCGAATTGAACATGCCCGAATTCTTGCTCAACCGGCGATCACGAATCATGAAAGCTATGAGAAAAGGTTGATTGTGCCTCGAGAATTATCATTTTCATGCTTCGTGGCGAGCCGAATCATGAAAGCTATGAGAAAAGGTTGATTGCGCCCTTGTCTTACAGGCGTTCTTGCTCAGCCGTGCTCAGCCGGTGATCACGAATCATGAGAACCATGCAGCAGCCGTCGCGGATCAATGGCAAGCTCCAAATGTCCCGCCTGGCGATCCTGCTGCTGGAATCCAAGGCGATGATAAAACGCGACTGCCCCGCGATTCTGTTCAGGCACACGCAGCGTCAACTGAGGGAGATTGCGCTCGACGGCTCGCTCGGCCGCGCGCTGCAACAAGATGCGACCCAGCCCGCGCCGCCGATGCTCGCTGTGCACCACGATCCGATGAACGTGTAGCCCGTGCGATTTGAGCGATGCAATCACAAACCCGACGGCCTCATCTGCTTCGAGCGCGATCCATGAACACTCCCATTTGCCCGGCAGCTCATGCAGGAAGTGGCGACGCTCCCAAACTTCACCCCCTTCGACCTGATCCATGATAAGAAATTGCTCCAGGTACACACCGGTCAGTTCGCGGGTCAGCGGTTTAACTTGATACGCCATACGGTCAGCTCAGCGCGGCCTCACACTCCACTCAGCTCAGCGCGGCCTCATAGCGATCAGACGGCCTGCTCGCGGAACCATCGAGCGCGCCGGTGCCGGTTCAGCACGATGGTCTCGTAACTGATAAACACAACCAGCATCAGCCAAAATGTCCGGTCGGTCATTTGCCGGTTATAGACGTAACTCACCGACAGGCTCCAGAGCGCCAAGCAGAGGATCAGACTGGACAACTCAAAATCACTACGTCGGCTCAACCACCACAGCCGCAACGAGCGCCACAGCAAACAGCCCATGAACATCGTGTAGGCGAGCAGGCCGAGCAAACCGGTTTCAGCCAAAAAGCGCATCGGCGTGCTGTGCACTTCATGTCCTGTCCGTGAGTAAACCGAACGGTAGAATCCGCCCCAGCCAATGCCCAACACTGGATGATCCCGGAATGCGTCGAGCACGCCGGCGCGTTGTTGTAGCATGAAATCGTTTTCCACATCTTCCGCGCTGCGGGCTGTCGCCATTTCAATGCGCGAACTGACCATGCCAACCCGTTGGCGAAAGAATTGCGCCGGATACCAAAATTCACTGAGGACGAAATAGAAGAGGCCCACCGCGATCAGACTGACGACAAACGGCGTCAGCAGTTTGAACTGAGCACGCGCCCGCGAGACAATGAATCCCAGCGCCAAACCAACCAAACCAACCAGCAGCGACAGATAAACCGAGCGCCGGCCACCGACCATCACACAATAGAGCGCCAACGGAAGAATCGCCGTAAACGTCCACCACTGGCGACGGGTCGTGCCTGGCCAACTCAGATTCAGCAGCAATATCCAAAAACTGGTAAACATGTAAACGCTGGCATGCGCGCGATTGCGAAACGGGCC is a window from the Blastocatellia bacterium genome containing:
- a CDS encoding O-antigen ligase family protein, which encodes MATATSSLSVQMEAARGRLPTYLVVLLSVQVFCTFLTETKFIAELKNNIGAFEVSGLILFVVAFDYFLHQQLPIRTHPVMRWLGVMALVATLSLLQLTPDRQWNGIVAYVLLLSSLAFTLTLYNVITLHEQYFVRLMRAIGYAVGVIALWLLADSIQSGGQVNAAGPFRNRAHASVYMFTSFWILLLNLSWPGTTRRQWWTFTAILPLALYCVMVGGRRSVYLSLLVGLVGLALGFIVSRARAQFKLLTPFVVSLIAVGLFYFVLSEFWYPAQFFRQRVGMVSSRIEMATARSAEDVENDFMLQQRAGVLDAFRDHPVLGIGWGGFYRSVYSRTGHEVHSTPMRFLAETGLLGLLAYTMFMGCLLWRSLRLWWLSRRSDFELSSLILCLALWSLSVSYVYNRQMTDRTFWLMLVVFISYETIVLNRHRRARWFREQAV
- a CDS encoding GNAT family N-acetyltransferase, whose translation is MAYQVKPLTRELTGVYLEQFLIMDQVEGGEVWERRHFLHELPGKWECSWIALEADEAVGFVIASLKSHGLHVHRIVVHSEHRRRGLGRILLQRAAERAVERNLPQLTLRVPEQNRGAVAFYHRLGFQQQDRQAGHLELAIDPRRLLHGSHDS
- a CDS encoding glycosyltransferase family 4 protein, translated to MIRDRRLSKNSGMFNSTRHEPIKVLIVCTVDHSVQKLLAPQIRALEQAGYRVDAACGPGPVVQSLRQDGFQIHTVEAINRVHPLVNLKTVLALYRLMRRERYEIVHVHTLSAAFVGRLAAWLAGVPLILYTFRGFAFYAGAPWYIKPLNLLIEWLCRPMTDFFFSQSEENRQRAIRYGVIDPARSLTIGNGIRLADFITSPADSAAIGAAVRQEWGIPASAIVVGMVGRLVKEKGVVELIEAAEHIRRVRRDVVFLMVGEALHSDIGMREQLRQMIERRGLTDHFVFTGFRHDVARFYHAMDICVLPSYREGMPRSIMEAMACGKPVVASDIAGCRDEVVHGQTGWLVPVKDAAALGDALLKLINDPALAQRMGQAGQQRARELFDEERISERIVETYHHLIEKKLGLRYQPLNRSTRSQSVAGEKAG